Within Telopea speciosissima isolate NSW1024214 ecotype Mountain lineage chromosome 8, Tspe_v1, whole genome shotgun sequence, the genomic segment CACAAGAACATCTTTTACTTAGGGTGGACATTCAATTTCCAAAGCAATTccgaaaaggaaggagaagattaTTGCTGATAGTCAGTTTAGGTAGATGCTCAGCAACAATTTTAGTAGAAAGCTTACTTGTCCTAGAGTGAGGCGTGAAAAGCACATCCAAATGTGGTTTGTTATGTATAGTAATATTCAAAATCGATTGAGCAACATATCtaagaaacagagaaaataataaactgcTATTCCATTCCTTATATATCATAAGCTTACTAACCTTCTTATAAGAGGGATGAGGCAGAACTGACTGAGGCAGAACTGACTGAGGCACATAAAAATACCCATTAATTCGCGGGATCCAGGGATCGGACCAAATAAAAATTTGAGTACCAGTACCCACATGTCAACAAACTATCTTCCTCAAATATGGTAATACTTTTTTAATACCATTCAACATCAAGAACCATTCTTAAAGGAAGCAGTGGGATCTAAAAGGGTAGTATTTCTAAAATATAATTCCCTTAAAATGGAGGCCCAAAGAGTCTCCATGATAACTTGAGAAGAAGAGATAGATTATGAACAAAACTTGTATGAAAACCTAACCCACCAGTCAATTTGGGCCTACACAAATATTTGTATGTTCAGTGGGAACTGGCCCATACAAAATTTGAATGTGTTCTACTGTAACCTGGGGTGGCACCATTTGAAGATGAATTAAATGTACAAAGAGAAGCCATCACATAAAGGGAAAATATATTCATTAGTTTATAGTTTGTCAGGTTCATGATATAACCTGGGTTGTTTGTCCAATTAGTCTGTGTGGACTATGTTGCAACATTTTGTTTCCACAAGTAATGGATAATAGTTTAGAAGGAGACTATAGTTTTAATCAAGCATATGCACACCCACTAGCACCCAAATCTAATATGTTGGAAAAATAACTGATCTTGTACAAAATTATACAATTTGGACAGATTTTCCTGCCCTCTGCACAATCATATGAAAGACATAAAAATTTACAAACATAGATGAACTTAATCTGGCTTAGATCTCGACAATAGAAGTTCTCCCTAGTATCGCACATCTCAAGAAAGTCATGGCTTCCGTTATTTTTGTGTTTAAGCAGCACACAGCCACTTTATAGTCTGAAATCACATTGATACTTGATAGCTAGCATTCTGTCTGCTAATGGTGTCATCTTAACACAAAAAGGAGGATAGAGGAAAGAGGAACACCTCTGGCAGCATTGGAAAGGCTGTCTTTTCACAAGGGATATTGACTTGGAAGGCTTATTTGTACCACCTATCAACCATTGGACCTGAACCACAGAGGCCAAGCATTGCTGCACATGTGTTGGCATAATTCCTCCAAGTTCAGTTGTTTGCATTTGATACTTTTCTGAAACCAAACAGACTGCTTTACAAGCATCCTCTACAATTTTCTTGGCATTCTGAATCTATTATAGTAAAGTTAGACCATGCTGATGTTCATTCAGACAATTTCACAATAGAAGGCATGAATGTGCTTTTAAATGAGGCAATGGCAATGATCCCACCCATGGTAAGCATTATCCATGCATGAACAATTTGCCAATTTAACTGACACGTATTCATATTTTTTAGACACCCTcacgacccccccccccccaaaaaaaaagcaataacaTTTCCAATATTTATcacttaaaattttgaaagtgtaaGAACTCTATAAATATGACCCCTTCTCCCTTTTAATATAAAAAGTTACCATAAATTCACAAAGAATACACACAGTTAAACAACCAACCTTTCTCAAAGGCTGAGAAATGAAATTAAtgcaactgaaaaaaaaaaaaaaagactatcTAGGGGATGCTTCATCTCCATCCTTCTTCAAAACAGAGCACAACACCTGCCTAGAAATGTATGTCTCAAGTTCATTTGACACCTCTGTTAGCTTCAAATCAAAACTGTTTCTGTACTTCTGCTTTGGTGACACCACAGCACCAGGTAACACAGTTGGTGAACTGGAAAACCGCCTTCTTGGGCTCGAAAATCTCCCTGGTGAACCTGGAAACCATCCTTTGGAAATGAGAGGCGTAGTAGTCCCAGATCCTGTACTCATTATGTTCTTCTCTTGATTTATCAGTGGTCCACATTTTGTTTCTGATGGCAATGGCTTCAAAGACTGATGTTCTACTGCTGGCTTCTGTTTCCTTAGTCTTTCCCTTGCCTTTTCAGCTGCTATTAGAGCTTTTTCTCTGCTCATCTTTATCAGCTTCCATGGGTCAATGCTTGCAGCATAGCCAGGCTTCTTGTTGAAGTTGGAGGATTCAGATCCTCCATCAATTCTTATGGACAGTTTCACTGGTTTCTGAAATTTATAGGCAACTGTTAAAATGGGAAGATGGTAAGGAAAGATGCAAAAAATGCATACAAAAGGCTTATATCTAACCTGAGATGTTTTGCTTTTTCCGCATGTAAACTTGGACATAAGTGTGGTTCTCTCTGGGAAGTCAGAGTCAGTACTCTCATCTGAAGAAAAATCTGAATAATTGAATGTTTCCAATTGGCTCTCTTCCTTCATTGCCAGTATGTAATCATATGTTCTCATTCCCTGAAGCAATAATCAAGGGGTTCAGTACATTAATCAAAACTTTGGAGATAAATAGTCAGGTGGCTAACTGCGGAAGAGCAAGGTTTATGCGAGAGTTACTCTTTCATAGTTAAAAATGGAAGAACAGTTAATACTGTAATATATAGAATACTTAATATATGGCAATTCAAGCAAAAAGTAATCTTATAAGAACAAAAAGCCTGGTCACTCAAATTAAGGATATTAACTTCGAATtctacttcttcctcctcccaccgttcaaaaaaaaaaaaagcaactactttcttttctcctcttcaagAAGGAAAATTGTGTGATAATTGTGGTCTCGGCAGTTCTCTTTCCTAAAGAAGGCCCGAGGAAGTTGTaaaaggcaagaagaagaaaactgtaCACTTCAATCCACACTATCTGCAACCCAACAATGAATTGATTTGCAGGTGAGTTTCAATATCTCAAATATTTTAGGATCCAAACTACACTAAAAGGATTTCAAATTGAGTTCTCTGCCATATTTGACATATAGATCCTTGCCTACACGGTGAAATGTCGTGAAATCAAATAAACCAATACTAAAGGCCTACATGAAATTTATCAGACCTTCACCTACTTACGAGTATCCCTGTTGATTCCCTCACCTCCAATACCGAAGACCGATATGAAATTTAGCAGATCGTCACCCACTTACAAGTAACCCTGTTtactctccccccaccccccccccccccaaaaaaaaaaaaaatcagaaacagtAGTGAAAGAATTTATCATCTTTCATCCATGCCACCTTTCTTACCAACCTCACCAAACAACACTACATGAAAATCAAAGGCATTTGGAGATCAGATGGACTGAAAATCATATTATTTtgctttcttatgttttttgtatttttttgggtattccAAATAGTTTACAAGGAAACCACCATCCCATACCCCCACCCCATGTGACCGACAAGTTCATCGATTGAAAGAAATTAACACCAATGAATCATTGAAAATAATTGGGATGAGAATTGTTCCTTGAACTCTTGGAAGAATATTATCTTAAATACATCATCCATGCCTAAAACAGAACCACTTCTTTGTGTTTATACAATCCTAAAAATACCTTTCGAATTAGAACGAcatgaaagaagaaaagctgGCCCAAGGCTGCAGAACCGTATGCTGTCATTAAAACCAGGAATACCTGTTGCAAGTAGTTTgtgtgaaaaggaaaaaaaaacctacaacttaTGAAAATGAAATAGCTTATTGGCTCCTGAATGAAATGGTGAAACATCTCGAGCAAAAAACAGTACCGATATCGTTGCAAGAACTCCTCTGGGGAAATCTATGTGCAGTTTTCTCACTAGTTCCAGCTCAATCCCTTTCTTATCCACAAAGCACCGGATGAAAATGgcaactgcacttcctccctCTATAAATAACTGTAGCAAAATGAAAGTGGGAACAATGACGAACACAATGATTTAACCCAAATATCCTTTAGGAAAGAACGATAAGAAGAAACTAACCATTGTCAAAACTGAGACCATCATAAGGATGAAGGTGGtgtagttctttttcccaacgCAGTTGTTTAACCACTGCAACCAAAGAAGTAATCAGAGCATGCACCTTTGTCTCTTACTTTTGCTCTTTTACTCGGTATATgaatgttaaaaaaaatcaattttcgGAGTATGGGGTGAAAAAGGAAGGCAAAGAAGAGCAGAGTTGGCTCTTCACCCTGCAGTGGTGATCAAATCCTTCAACACACCGGTTACAGATCCTGCAGTGCTTGCTGCGCCTTTTAACCTGAGAGGAAGCTTCCACCAACTTAGAGGTATAGAATACATAAAACCCAATAAGAACATATGTAGTCtgttttgatttcaaaattgtATTACTTCCCAACACACCTCAAAATCACATAGCGAGCAAAATGAGATGTCCTCTTTCAAATCAGGCACAATTGCATCATCCTCGGCCACAAGGGGGAATGGTAGCAAGGGTTCCAACTGAATGCCAGTTTTCAATGGGTCCAAGTATCTCCTCCTGATCCAGTACCTAAGGATTTTCCTCTCCATCCTCCTGATAAATCTTAATACAATCTGACTCAATATGTGACCGTAGTTCAGTTTCAAAAACCTTCTAGATTTGGGtcttcttttattattgaaactGGTTTTATCAGTCGGATCTATGGCAGTACACCTCACAAACAGAAAGATCACAGAAAGTGCCTGCAAGATGTGAAATCATGATAAATAAGCCACTTTGACAATAAAAATCTAGTTGGTTTGGGTAATCAGGATAAGCACTTGACCATACCACGAAGGAAAATAGTGTGATAACTGTGATCTCGGCGGGTCTGTTTCCTAGAAAAGGCCCCAGGAAGGCATAAAAGGCAACAAGAAGAAAACTGTATACTGCCATCCCCACTATCTGCAATTCAACAATAAACGTGATTTTGCTGGTGAGTTTCTGTATCTCTATTACTATATAATCCAAACTACAGTGTTCAAGGAAAGGGATTTTAAATTGAGATATTCACCTCGcctacattttcaaaaaattttaaaaaaccgAAAATTGAAGACCTATATCTATTAGGTAGGAAAGTTAGGAGATATGATTTTCTCAGTTAATTTCAACTAGTAAAGATTGAGTGTCAAACCCACGAATCTACCATCATTCATTGATGGAAACTCAGGTTTCGACAATGAATAGCAAAAATAGGATAGATAAGTTTATGGTATTAAAACACAACCTGAGCCGATGGGCTCCAAGGTAATCAAAAACTTTCTAGCATACATTGTAAGATTCCGATGATCCAACATTTCAAAGCTTAATCTTTTTCTCGGAAGATACATGAAAAGAGAGACCAAAGAACCCAAGGTTGTCGATCATTCTTTTTCCTAATGTTCACTGACTATGTTGAAGAATAACCTGTAATGGGTGCAGAGGACGCTCCCAGCCATGGCGCCTCATATTTCTAACCTCTGGTAGAAATTTCCAGCTTCGGTCGAACATTTTCGCTTCCTACAAATTCATCAGAAGAGCGTCAAGCATTTACGGGATGGTCGATCTTGATTTTTCCGATCCCACGCCCCCTTCTTGCTCAACCTAGACCAACGGTCCAGTTGACggaattttaaaatttgaactCACTCCTTTTTCCCCCCCTTCCAGACTTCCATCCAGTAGGGCCGGCGCCCGGAGGAGTAAAAGACCCTAAACACAACCCAACTAAACCGAACTGGATTGCTATGACAGTGGAGCGGGCTAAACACAAAACTGCCCCGGCCCCACGCTGTAATGAACCAGGTTTAATTTTGCTCtgtaaaatgaaggaaaaaagaacctTGTGATGCAGAGTGCACATTCCTCTCGCCTAATGAGAAGTGAGGTCATACTGATACCCGCTCACCTGTTTTGACCCATGTGGGtcttatgtagatgatatcattCTCTGCATTGCCATTGGTGTGATGTACAAATTCTTCTCCATATCGTTGTTGTGGAGAATCCTCTCTCTACAATAAATTAGTCCTTGTATGTGTTTCTTGGAAACAATATGGGGCTGTGTTAAGCAATGACACTGAGTTTAAAATAGGCCCTTTGCCTTATAAGGGGAGTAAAAATGCAAGATACTGGACTGCATAGGAATCTGCACATCCTCTTACATAATGACTCATAGAACCCACACTAATACATTCTCTCAATAAGTATGTAGGTTGAGCCCCTATTTGACAATTTTAGTCTCCTTGACCCCTCTCATTGGTGGAGTTTCTCACTCTGGCATTATGGAAAACCACTACTCTATAATTCATCAGATGTAGAGTAAAATTGACCGAGGCAGAGTGATTGTTTAATAATCAGTTGTAGGCTGGAATCTTGAGATCAATTACATAATCAACTGGTCTTGATTTGGGTCTACAAAACTGGGATTTTAATGCCAAAACAACCAAAATGGAGCAAGATCAACCGATTGAGATTTGAGAACCTTTTTTGTGCAGTTGGAGTTGTTGGATCAATTTTTCATAGCTGGGTGGCATGAAATGGGGTGTTCAGACCTGAGATCCTCTTCGATAATTTAATCCAGATTTGGATCACAGTAACATCggtgatttattttaatgaaagtaaaaaaataaaataactagaTAAATTATTCAACATATAATAAGTTAGCATGCAAGAATGCTTCCCACTCCCCTCCTTGCTTTGTGAGCAAGGATGTGAACATAGGAAACGTAGTCTTTGATCTCCTTACTTAAATATTACAGATCTAAAGAATTTAAGTAGTCTGCTAATGTTATATAAAAGCTCTCACATCCATGACTTTTGCATCTTGAGAATTCAACAAATCCATCATCTGCAATGAATCAACATAGATTTCTACTTtggtttccccccccccccccatggaTGTTGCATTGCTGAGTCCCTGTTGGATCATGGATGCCTGCGGCCCCTAATTCCTGGGCTCAATCTTTGTATCCATAATTCAAATGGGCAATGAAAGTTGTCCTATCTCTGACAAAATCAGATGCCCATTCTGCTTCATTAGTTTAGAGACTTAAACTGTCATCTGCCATTAGGCtgtggagagggtaaaaaataaaGGCGAAACCAAGTCGCCAGTAGGCGAtcaaggcgcctggatgcctagacgacgccttgacaactatgatattaTTAGGAACAACCTCATTGAAAAATTTCcataagaaaattttgaagtttGGATGTAATTTAAGCTTCCAGATTCTTGACCAAGGCGAAGAATTGGAATTCCTACCCATGGTTAGCCACTCCGACCccaatctaattttttttttgggggtagaaagaaggctattcaTTAATGCACACCCAACGCCaagcaaaagaaagcaaaatacATATAACAGATAGAGAACATGATAAACGCAAGTTATGAAAAtacggtatccaaaaccaaggagtaaAAATTGACCAAGTCTcatatgccattgactggaTCATCCAGACTAGCGGTTGGGTCACAAGATTCACAACCACTTCCCTAGATAACAGACTGTAAACACAGCTAATTTTAAGCGCATGCATATACGTGCCAATAGAGGGGGGCATACGTGTCGAACAGTCCAACGCCACACTACCCACGCATGCCGACAAATAGCCACAGTCTACTTTCAAACAAACCTGTCGGATCAGCAAAGATTGCTGGATCGACTAGTGGAGCTTCGATTGACGGCAAGAAGACCACCAGAATCGCTGCCACAACTTTCGAACAGATCTGCAAGGTTCTATTAGATCAGCAAGTGAAGCTTCGTCCAGCGACAGGAGAGGATTGGTGAAGATTGAACGGCGACTAGAGCTTCGGAGCCGACGATAACCTCAGTGCAACCAGTACCAGAGTCGGCATCACCTGCAAAcacacaaaccaaaaaaaaaaaaaaccctccctTGATTGGATCCCCACAAAAATAAAGTGCTACAAATTTTGTGGTCAGTTATCTTGATTTAATCAATGGTGTAAATAGATGATCCTCAAAATAGGTGACCAAATGTTTTTTGAGTTCCATCGCTACCCTCCAGCAATTTTAATTGGTTGTTTAAAAAAACTTTTCAATAAATTTGCTCTCCATCACCCCCTATTTAACAGCAGTCGTGATGCTCCAACTTTTCAATAAATTTGCTTTCCAGGCATTTGCTTTCATATGGCATGGGATGTTGGCTTTTGTCTTTTTTATGGCAGCTATGTCTGGGAGTTCAACCATTTACTTACAATGTGttatcttttcctttgtttctcctcctcctttctaTGAACTCTGAATTTGCTACTGtatcagattcttcttcttcgtctgtCTTATCTCCAACAGAAATCTTGATTTGCTAATAGAGAAAACATACTCTCTCAGATTAGTTCCcgtctcttaccaaaaaaaaaaaaaagattatttcCTGTCTTCATCCTTCCAGTTTAAATGATATTGTAAATTCAACAAAACATTGGTATTAGTGGCTCTTACAGATTAAGCCATAACCAGTTGTCCTTCATTATTAAGTACCACCAACCCACGCATTCCTGGAGGACTAGAAAGCTTGATTCACaacaacttttattttttttcctatatttaTGCACATTTGAGTTCTATCATTTGGCTAAAGGCAAAGGCAATTCCATTCACATCAGTCATAACCTATTACATAGCATCTCCACAGAGATGATAGATGCAATTTAATCAAGTGCAACACAGTCCAACATATCTTTGAAGCTATCCAACCATTACATACCATCCCTGAAGAGATGCCAGATGCAATACAATCAGCCAAACAAAGCCCCATGTACCTTAAATGAATCATCAAAAACAATTGCAAAAGATGTGAGCTGCAGTATTTCCATCTCCAAGGTGTGACTAGCTTGAATTGAATTCAATTGTTGAACAAGATCTCTACAAACAGTGACCATATGAGCAGCTGCTGATACAGTTCCAACTTAACAAACGGTGACCATATGAGCCTGCTGCTGAGGCAGTTCCAGCTGAATCGAACAATTGACAGTGAATCTTCTTCAGCAATGATAGTATCAGGTTTAGTTCAAGCAAGAATCGGAAACCTCTGAATCCATGGGTTTCCCCAGTCATGCAAATGCGAGTTATAGGAGTGTGGAATCCAGAAAAATCACTAATGCTATCATACATGCAGCAGAAGAATCTGAGAGTGAACCATCTACTCTTGCTTTGTAGAAGCCCAAGGGTGAGGGTTGCCACCTAGAAGATGACTAGATCCTTCTCAATAACCAGAACTTTGCTGATCACCAGGATTAGATAAAACAGAAGAAAGTTCACACTGCTGGGCAGCAGCTAGTGCAATGCCATCAGTTGGGGCTTGGACAGAGTACCTAAGAAACTCTGGAGGGATTTTCTTGATCTAACCAAATGAATCTTTATGGAGCAACAAGCCTATTTAATTGATCACCCTTTAGAGAATGTGAGGAAGTGTGGGTGTGTGTCCTCGTCCTTGAtctcttcaatttctcaatTTTGACTATATTATTGCAATTTGTAATTCTAGATTGCATTAATTCACTTAACATGCATGCAGCTTTCTCTAGAACTTGTGATGGGTCCAGTTTTACATTTCCAGAAGTTTATTGGACAACTGGTAATTGCTTTTGCTGAATGTcatctttcccctttttcttttcc encodes:
- the LOC122671749 gene encoding protein S-acyltransferase 18 — protein: MFDRSWKFLPEVRNMRRHGWERPLHPLQIVGMAVYSFLLVAFYAFLGPFLGNRPAEITVITLFSFVALSVIFLFVRCTAIDPTDKTSFNNKRRPKSRRFLKLNYGHILSQIVLRFIRRMERKILRYWIRRRYLDPLKTGIQLEPLLPFPLVAEDDAIVPDLKEDISFCSLCDFEVKRRSKHCRICNRCVEGFDHHCRWLNNCVGKKNYTTFILMMVSVLTMLFIEGGSAVAIFIRCFVDKKGIELELVRKLHIDFPRGVLATISVFLVLMTAYGSAALGQLFFFHVVLIRKGMRTYDYILAMKEESQLETFNYSDFSSDESTDSDFPERTTLMSKFTCGKSKTSQKPVKLSIRIDGGSESSNFNKKPGYAASIDPWKLIKMSREKALIAAEKARERLRKQKPAVEHQSLKPLPSETKCGPLINQEKNIMSTGSGTTTPLISKGWFPGSPGRFSSPRRRFSSSPTVLPGAVVSPKQKYRNSFDLKLTEVSNELETYISRQVLCSVLKKDGDEASPR